In one Staphylococcus lutrae genomic region, the following are encoded:
- a CDS encoding type II toxin-antitoxin system PemK/MazF family toxin: MKRGDVYLADLSPVQGSEQGGVRPVVIIQNDTGNKYSPTVIVAAITGRINKAKIPTHVEIEKNKYKLDKDSVILLEQIRTVDKKRLKEKLTFLSDKKMKEVNNAIGISLGLHMNHHK, translated from the coding sequence ATGAAGCGCGGAGATGTTTATTTAGCAGATTTATCACCAGTTCAAGGGTCCGAACAAGGGGGAGTAAGACCCGTAGTCATTATTCAAAATGATACTGGAAATAAATATAGTCCCACAGTGATTGTTGCCGCGATTACCGGACGGATTAATAAGGCAAAAATACCAACGCATGTCGAAATTGAAAAAAATAAATATAAGCTCGATAAAGATTCTGTTATATTACTTGAACAAATTCGGACAGTCGATAAAAAAAGGCTGAAAGAAAAGTTGACTTTTTTGTCTGATAAGAAGATGAAAGAAGTAAACAATGCAATTGGTATTAGTTTAGGACTGCACATGAATCATCATAAATAG
- the mazE gene encoding type II toxin-antitoxin system antitoxin MazE, protein MLAFNQIRYKNIEQSLKEGYVQMADVNLSLATEAYSVECEACDCNESHLISDYKED, encoded by the coding sequence ATGCTAGCATTCAATCAAATTAGGTATAAAAATATCGAACAATCATTAAAAGAAGGTTATGTTCAGATGGCAGATGTAAATCTCTCCCTAGCGACTGAAGCATACTCAGTTGAATGTGAAGCTTGCGATTGTAATGAATCACACTTGATATCTGACTATAAGGAAGACTAG
- the acpS gene encoding holo-ACP synthase, with protein MIYGIGIDLVEIDRITTTVARQPRFPQRILSEQEFLRYQNYKTVQRQMEFLAGRFAVKEAFSKAMGTGIGQEVTFQQIHCDNNALGQPTICWEGFKVHVSITHTEHYAVAQVILEQ; from the coding sequence ATGATATATGGTATTGGAATAGATTTAGTAGAGATTGATCGCATAACGACTACTGTTGCGCGTCAACCGCGATTTCCACAACGAATTTTATCAGAACAAGAATTTTTGCGATATCAAAATTATAAAACTGTGCAACGTCAAATGGAATTTTTAGCGGGTCGCTTTGCAGTGAAAGAAGCCTTTAGCAAAGCTATGGGGACTGGGATTGGCCAGGAAGTGACATTTCAACAAATCCATTGTGATAACAACGCGTTAGGTCAACCGACCATTTGTTGGGAAGGCTTTAAAGTACACGTTTCAATCACGCATACTGAACATTATGCGGTTGCACAAGTCATATTAGAACAATGA
- a CDS encoding SprT family protein: MNDQMLQQLTEEIAIASFGQPFRHQAYFNKRLRTTGGRYLLQSHDIEINPKQFEHFGEKALIEIIKHELCHYFLHLSGKGYQHKDRDFKLLSEKVQAPRYCQPIEKYEQRAKYEYVCQSCGTCYRRIKRVNVTQMRCGRCRGKIELKNHNVD; encoded by the coding sequence ATGAATGATCAAATGTTACAGCAATTAACAGAAGAAATCGCCATAGCATCTTTTGGACAGCCGTTCAGACATCAAGCGTATTTTAATAAGCGTTTACGCACAACAGGTGGAAGATATTTGTTGCAATCACATGATATTGAAATCAATCCAAAGCAATTTGAACATTTTGGTGAGAAAGCGTTGATAGAGATTATTAAACACGAATTATGTCATTATTTTCTACATTTAAGCGGTAAAGGGTATCAACATAAAGATAGAGATTTTAAATTGTTATCCGAAAAAGTTCAAGCCCCTCGCTATTGTCAACCGATAGAAAAGTATGAGCAAAGAGCAAAATATGAATATGTTTGCCAATCCTGTGGCACATGTTATAGACGAATTAAACGCGTGAACGTCACACAAATGCGTTGCGGTCGATGTAGAGGGAAAATCGAACTGAAAAATCACAACGTAGACTGA
- a CDS encoding anti-sigma factor antagonist, whose protein sequence is MNLNIETQAHETYYDVAVAGELDVATVPELEKVLVPIRQAGTHDIYVNLEKLTYMDSTGLGLFVGTLKALNQHEKSLYILGVNDRIKRLFEITGLNDLMHVNEGTEVE, encoded by the coding sequence ATGAACCTTAATATAGAAACGCAAGCGCATGAAACATATTATGATGTCGCAGTAGCGGGTGAGTTGGATGTTGCAACTGTTCCAGAGCTTGAAAAAGTATTAGTTCCTATTCGTCAAGCAGGCACACATGATATTTATGTCAATTTAGAAAAATTAACTTATATGGATTCTACAGGATTAGGGCTCTTTGTAGGGACATTAAAAGCATTAAACCAACATGAAAAGTCATTATACATTCTTGGTGTCAATGACCGTATTAAACGTCTTTTTGAAATTACTGGTTTGAACGACTTAATGCATGTCAATGAAGGAACGGAGGTTGAATGA
- the sigB gene encoding RNA polymerase sigma factor SigB has product MTKESKSASAVSPEQINQWIQAYQADQNNDAQEKLVKHYEKLIESLAYKYSKGQSHHEDLVQVGMVGLIGAINRFDISFDRKFEAFLVPTVIGEIKRYLRDKTWSVHVPRRIKEIGPRIKKVSDALTNELERSPTISEIAQRLEVTDEEVLEAMEMGQSYNALSVDHSIEADKDGSTVTLLDIMGEQDDNYELTEKRMILERILPILSDREREIIQCTFIDGLSQKETGERIGLSQMHVSRLQRTAIKKLQEAAKK; this is encoded by the coding sequence ATGACGAAAGAGTCGAAATCAGCTAGTGCTGTTTCACCTGAGCAAATCAACCAATGGATTCAAGCATATCAAGCAGATCAAAATAACGACGCACAAGAAAAACTTGTTAAACATTACGAGAAATTGATAGAATCCTTAGCTTATAAATACTCAAAAGGTCAATCACATCATGAAGATTTAGTACAGGTTGGTATGGTAGGACTGATTGGTGCAATTAATCGATTTGATATATCATTTGATAGGAAATTCGAAGCGTTTTTAGTCCCGACTGTTATAGGTGAAATCAAGCGATATTTACGGGATAAAACATGGAGTGTCCATGTGCCACGAAGAATTAAAGAAATAGGACCAAGAATTAAAAAAGTAAGTGATGCACTCACCAATGAATTAGAACGATCACCGACAATTAGTGAAATTGCGCAACGTTTGGAAGTGACAGACGAAGAAGTATTAGAAGCTATGGAGATGGGACAAAGTTATAACGCTTTAAGTGTAGATCACTCTATAGAAGCAGATAAAGACGGTTCGACTGTGACGCTTTTAGATATTATGGGTGAGCAGGATGATAATTATGAGTTAACAGAAAAGCGTATGATTTTAGAACGTATCCTTCCGATATTGAGTGATCGTGAACGAGAAATTATACAATGTACGTTTATCGATGGTTTGAGTCAAAAAGAAACAGGCGAACGAATTGGTTTAAGTCAAATGCATGTTTCAAGATTACAAAGAACAGCGATAAAAAAATTACAAGAAGCTGCGAAAAAATAA
- a CDS encoding SpoIIE family protein phosphatase: MANQNESQYFQLVDQFLSSESKSNVLNQAHSFSEKLSDDALIPEDFVAIHKTYVESRDLSHTDMIACLDVLKAVIGSFGYDYADYKALVNRMERHDKELDVASRLQQTMLKTDIPQFDSIQIGVISVAARHVSGDYFNLIDHKDGTMSFAVADVIGKGIPAALAMSMIKFGMDSYGHSQLPNDGLKRLNRVVEKNINQNMFVTMFYGLYEDINHILYCSSAGHEPGYVFRAASNTFEEIAVRGRVLGVSPHVKYQQQELAINIDDMIIVFTDGVTEIRQENGEFIDTRYLLDFILQYKQLHPQDIVQLLYEELLRLQRTGKRDDLTILIIKRVH; the protein is encoded by the coding sequence ATGGCAAATCAGAATGAATCGCAATACTTTCAACTTGTTGATCAATTTTTAAGTAGTGAAAGTAAATCAAACGTTTTAAATCAGGCGCATTCTTTTTCTGAAAAATTATCTGATGATGCTTTAATACCAGAAGATTTTGTTGCGATACATAAAACCTATGTAGAAAGCCGTGATCTTTCACATACTGATATGATTGCATGTTTAGATGTTTTAAAAGCAGTCATTGGTAGTTTTGGATATGATTATGCGGATTATAAAGCATTAGTCAATCGAATGGAAAGACACGATAAGGAATTAGACGTGGCCTCACGATTACAACAAACGATGTTGAAAACAGATATACCTCAATTTGACAGTATTCAAATCGGTGTGATTTCTGTTGCTGCACGTCATGTCAGTGGAGATTATTTTAACTTAATCGATCATAAAGATGGAACGATGAGCTTTGCAGTAGCAGACGTCATTGGTAAAGGGATTCCAGCAGCCTTAGCGATGAGTATGATAAAGTTTGGAATGGATTCTTATGGTCATTCCCAATTGCCTAACGATGGTTTGAAACGATTGAATCGCGTTGTAGAAAAAAATATTAATCAAAATATGTTCGTAACGATGTTTTATGGACTTTATGAAGATATCAATCATATCCTTTACTGTAGTTCAGCTGGCCATGAACCTGGATATGTTTTTCGAGCGGCGTCCAATACGTTCGAGGAGATTGCTGTTCGTGGCCGTGTGTTAGGAGTCAGTCCTCATGTTAAGTATCAACAACAAGAATTGGCGATTAATATTGACGATATGATTATCGTTTTTACTGATGGCGTGACTGAAATCAGACAAGAAAATGGCGAATTTATTGATACACGTTATTTACTTGATTTCATACTTCAATATAAGCAGTTACATCCACAAGATATTGTACAACTTTTGTACGAAGAATTGCTCAGGTTACAAAGAACCGGTAAACGTGACGACTTGACCATTTTAATTATTAAACGTGTACATTAA
- a CDS encoding Tex family protein — protein sequence MTNDLVQAIHKQHHYSVQHIEAVLKLLEEKNTVPFIARYRKEVTGGLNEVEIKQIADAYHYMEQLQKRKDEVLHQIDQQGLLTAELKKDILSQTKLQRVEDLYRPYKQKKKTRATEAKRKGLEPLAEWIYQQQPNQNHEDKAATFLNESVETISDAIQGAQDIIAEKIADHPQYRQLVLKMVMKEGLFVTQKKKNAEDEKAVFEMYYNYQEPIHHIAHHRILAMNRGEKEKVLQIKIEMDKTALTQPIKKQELQGQHVLSKIVEQAIDDAMKRLIFPSIEREIRADLTERAESQAITVFSENLKNLLLQPPLKGKQILSIDPAFRTGCKLAVINPYGTFVAKSVMYPHPPMSKVAEAEQLFLKMVKTYQINLVAIGNGTASRETEHFVARMIQTHHLDLQYLIVNEAGASVYSASDIARSEFPDFQVEERSAVSIGRRVQDPLSELVKIEPKSIGVGQYQHDVNQKALSDALNFVVETAVNQVGVDVNTASSTLLQHVAGLTRQIADNIVKYREANGVIRHHRQLSEVKRLGAKTFEQSIGFLRITQGEEPLDNTAIHPESYSVTYELLNQLGFGISDIGTAQLATTLSKLDLKQYAAKLAVGIPTLEDIVKSLIAPNRDPRDDYETPQLKSDVISIEDLSVGMKLNGTVRNVVDFGAFIDIGIKQDGLVHISKLAKKFVKHPMDIVNVGDIVEVWIENIDDVKGKVALTMIDPHE from the coding sequence TTGACAAACGATTTAGTGCAAGCAATACATAAGCAACATCATTATTCCGTTCAACATATTGAGGCGGTATTGAAATTATTGGAAGAGAAAAATACAGTCCCATTTATTGCACGTTATCGTAAAGAGGTAACCGGTGGATTAAATGAAGTAGAGATAAAACAAATTGCAGATGCTTATCACTATATGGAACAACTTCAAAAACGAAAAGATGAGGTGTTGCATCAGATTGACCAACAAGGGTTATTAACAGCTGAACTAAAAAAGGACATTTTGAGTCAAACTAAATTACAACGTGTGGAAGATTTATATCGCCCATACAAGCAGAAGAAAAAAACACGGGCAACCGAAGCAAAGCGAAAAGGGTTAGAACCATTAGCAGAATGGATTTATCAACAGCAACCCAATCAAAACCATGAAGATAAAGCAGCCACGTTTTTGAATGAATCAGTGGAGACAATATCAGATGCGATTCAAGGCGCACAAGACATTATTGCAGAAAAAATTGCCGATCATCCCCAGTACCGCCAGCTCGTATTAAAAATGGTGATGAAAGAAGGGCTGTTTGTCACTCAGAAAAAGAAAAATGCTGAAGATGAGAAAGCGGTTTTTGAAATGTATTATAATTATCAAGAGCCGATTCATCATATTGCGCATCATCGTATATTGGCGATGAATCGTGGTGAAAAAGAAAAAGTTTTACAAATAAAAATTGAGATGGATAAAACGGCATTAACACAGCCGATTAAAAAACAGGAATTACAAGGCCAACATGTACTTTCAAAAATAGTAGAACAAGCTATTGATGATGCGATGAAGCGACTTATTTTCCCTTCAATAGAAAGAGAAATACGAGCTGACTTAACAGAACGTGCCGAATCACAAGCCATCACTGTATTTAGCGAGAATTTAAAAAATTTACTTTTACAACCCCCATTAAAAGGGAAGCAAATTTTAAGTATTGATCCAGCGTTTAGAACTGGTTGTAAATTAGCAGTCATCAACCCGTACGGTACTTTTGTTGCCAAGTCAGTCATGTATCCTCATCCACCGATGAGCAAAGTAGCTGAGGCAGAACAATTGTTTTTGAAAATGGTGAAAACATATCAAATTAATCTTGTGGCCATTGGAAATGGAACAGCGAGTCGAGAAACAGAGCATTTTGTGGCACGCATGATTCAAACCCATCATCTGGACTTGCAATATTTGATTGTTAATGAAGCGGGTGCATCAGTCTATTCGGCATCAGACATTGCACGTTCTGAATTCCCAGATTTTCAAGTTGAAGAACGCAGTGCCGTATCTATTGGGCGACGTGTGCAAGATCCTCTAAGTGAATTGGTTAAAATTGAACCGAAGTCGATTGGGGTGGGACAATATCAACATGATGTGAATCAAAAAGCATTAAGCGATGCATTGAATTTTGTCGTTGAAACAGCGGTTAACCAAGTAGGAGTGGACGTCAATACTGCATCAAGCACATTGTTACAACATGTGGCAGGCTTAACACGTCAAATTGCAGATAATATTGTCAAGTATCGAGAAGCAAACGGTGTAATCCGTCATCATCGTCAATTAAGTGAAGTGAAACGACTAGGGGCGAAAACATTTGAACAAAGTATTGGTTTCCTACGTATTACTCAAGGAGAAGAGCCGCTTGATAATACGGCCATTCACCCTGAAAGTTATTCAGTCACGTACGAATTATTAAATCAACTGGGATTTGGCATTTCAGATATCGGGACTGCTCAACTTGCAACCACTTTATCCAAATTAGATTTAAAACAATACGCGGCAAAGCTCGCTGTAGGTATACCGACATTAGAGGATATTGTAAAGTCTTTAATTGCACCCAATCGTGATCCTCGCGATGATTATGAAACGCCACAATTGAAATCAGATGTCATTTCTATTGAGGACTTATCAGTAGGTATGAAATTGAATGGAACGGTCAGAAACGTTGTTGATTTTGGTGCGTTTATTGATATCGGCATTAAACAAGATGGGCTTGTACATATCTCTAAACTCGCCAAAAAATTTGTGAAACACCCAATGGATATTGTTAATGTGGGTGACATCGTGGAAGTATGGATTGAAAATATTGACGATGTGAAAGGAAAAGTCGCTTTAACAATGATAGATCCTCATGAATGA
- a CDS encoding PH domain-containing protein, with protein sequence MNRMSSKGIKVMRVAASLVMFACCLCTLIMVILGYFFDWHVWMITLMIVFGLVALVQGVLFVWLRPVYLYRTFRYRCEPHLVTVRKGFIFIKQQRIPMFRIQGVDINEGWLMRKYQLASLKLLTAGGNTTITLIDKAMAQEMMRFIKQHNNSQPTMVDKETLTEDDNNEGQL encoded by the coding sequence ATGAATAGGATGAGTTCAAAAGGTATTAAGGTGATGCGTGTCGCAGCGAGTCTAGTGATGTTCGCTTGCTGTCTATGTACCCTCATCATGGTGATTTTAGGTTATTTTTTTGATTGGCATGTATGGATGATAACGTTGATGATTGTATTTGGATTGGTCGCACTCGTTCAAGGGGTTTTATTTGTTTGGCTCAGACCTGTTTATTTATATCGAACTTTTCGTTATCGATGTGAGCCGCATTTAGTGACGGTAAGAAAAGGTTTTATCTTCATTAAGCAGCAACGCATACCTATGTTTAGAATACAAGGTGTAGATATTAATGAAGGTTGGCTGATGCGAAAATATCAACTGGCTTCATTAAAACTCCTCACTGCTGGAGGGAACACGACAATTACATTGATTGACAAAGCAATGGCGCAAGAAATGATGCGTTTTATTAAACAGCACAACAATTCGCAACCAACGATGGTGGACAAAGAAACATTGACGGAAGACGATAATAATGAGGGACAATTATGA
- the rsbW gene encoding anti-sigma B factor RsbW, with product MMQSNDFIEMRVPASAEYVSLIRLTLSGVFTRVGAHYDDIEDAKIAVSEAVTNAVKHAYKGKKEKGYIHVCFEVSSNRIKIVVSDQGDSFNYQETKQNLGPYQDNENIDFLREGGLGLFLIESLMDEVTVDKEAGVTISMIKYIKKEQVRNNDERVEIS from the coding sequence ATGATGCAATCGAATGACTTCATTGAGATGCGCGTCCCAGCTTCAGCAGAATATGTGAGTTTAATTCGTTTAACGTTGTCGGGCGTTTTTACACGTGTAGGGGCACATTACGATGATATTGAAGATGCAAAGATTGCCGTAAGTGAAGCGGTCACAAATGCAGTAAAACATGCATATAAAGGAAAAAAAGAAAAAGGCTACATTCATGTTTGTTTTGAAGTTTCATCAAATCGTATTAAAATAGTGGTATCAGATCAAGGTGATAGTTTTAATTATCAGGAGACAAAACAAAATTTAGGACCTTATCAAGACAACGAGAATATTGATTTTTTAAGAGAGGGTGGCCTCGGTTTATTCTTAATAGAATCTTTAATGGATGAAGTGACGGTCGATAAAGAGGCGGGTGTTACAATAAGCATGATTAAGTATATCAAAAAAGAGCAGGTGCGAAATAATGACGAAAGAGTCGAAATCAGCTAG
- the alr gene encoding alanine racemase — protein sequence MSEKYYRATVMRVDLDAITQNVEALSKLQPNKMMMPVVKANAYGLGSVHVAQHLSELGMSFFCVATLDEAIELRMHGVKEKLLVLSSIPPEAINKAIQHRLAITVTSKDWLEAAIAEMDDDNEKTLWLHIKIDTGMNRLGIKDIQTYHEIISLIHAQKHLVFEGAFSHFHSADEENDSAQLQYERFEEIIESTTHPTYIHIQNSAGTLRFNPSLCNAYRPGIAVYGYYPSAFIETLATAKLKPAVTLVTEVMQIKSLVKGESIGYGHTYTATEDMTIALLPIGYADGYLRAMQGASVRMGRNECEIVGRISMDRTAIRVSKHAQVGDEVVLIDHQGHTSQSLESVARQQQTINYEVLCNISRRVPRVYQIQQKSEISNELLK from the coding sequence ATGTCAGAAAAATATTATCGCGCTACCGTCATGAGGGTGGACTTAGATGCAATCACACAAAATGTCGAGGCGCTATCGAAATTACAACCGAATAAAATGATGATGCCTGTCGTAAAGGCGAATGCATATGGTTTAGGAAGTGTACATGTGGCACAACACTTGAGTGAACTGGGGATGTCGTTTTTTTGTGTCGCCACTTTAGATGAGGCAATTGAATTGAGAATGCACGGTGTGAAAGAGAAATTATTAGTTTTATCGAGTATTCCACCAGAAGCGATTAATAAAGCAATTCAACATCGATTGGCGATTACTGTGACGTCTAAGGATTGGCTTGAAGCGGCTATAGCCGAAATGGATGATGACAATGAAAAGACACTCTGGTTACATATTAAAATTGACACAGGAATGAATCGTCTTGGTATCAAAGATATTCAAACTTATCATGAAATAATCTCCTTAATTCACGCTCAAAAACATCTTGTATTTGAAGGCGCATTTTCACATTTTCACTCTGCGGATGAAGAGAATGATTCAGCACAACTTCAATATGAACGTTTTGAAGAAATCATAGAAAGCACGACGCATCCAACATATATTCATATACAAAATTCAGCGGGGACGTTAAGGTTTAATCCTTCGTTATGTAATGCATATCGACCGGGCATTGCCGTATACGGATACTATCCATCGGCCTTTATTGAAACGTTAGCAACTGCGAAATTGAAGCCAGCTGTGACCCTTGTGACAGAGGTCATGCAAATCAAGTCATTGGTTAAAGGTGAGTCCATTGGGTATGGTCATACTTATACTGCGACTGAAGATATGACCATTGCATTACTCCCTATTGGTTATGCAGACGGCTATTTACGTGCCATGCAAGGGGCGTCGGTACGTATGGGACGTAATGAATGTGAAATCGTAGGACGCATTAGTATGGACCGAACAGCGATACGTGTATCGAAACATGCGCAGGTGGGTGACGAAGTTGTACTGATCGATCATCAAGGGCATACATCACAATCATTAGAAAGTGTGGCGAGACAACAGCAAACGATTAATTATGAAGTGTTATGTAATATCAGTAGAAGAGTGCCGCGTGTCTATCAAATACAACAAAAAAGTGAAATTTCTAACGAATTATTAAAATAG
- a CDS encoding ISL3 family transposase: protein MYNDISEMIGIKVSNLKITECLGIQTFKNVQSLFYKGVLTYQPKGCECCGIKNEQHTVIKNGFRSTRVYMGLILERPSYLVLKKQRFYCKACGQTFTAKTPYIEPRCTISNDVKLMVTRKLATVISEKDIANSVLVSPSTVHRYLKDLGEAVKTQPSDILPQHLSFDEFKSTNDVDSSMSFIYCDSITHDIIDILPDRRKFKLEEYFLRFSRKQREGVKSVSIDMYPPYMSLIQSLFPNADIILDRFHIVQAVNREINHSRVKTMNSFKTKEKPKYNKLKRYWKLLLKSPIELDRVHYHSFRLFNTWHSQYSLVQFLLTFDEEFQLTYEAGHHILETLRSNNIEQLEEALQRSKSLNISNGLKRVINTLIKYIPYISNTIQNPHLTNGPIEGINNKIKLIKRVSYGYRNFYNFRNRILIISRLYVSEYKKRTKQQKIAT, encoded by the coding sequence ATGTATAATGATATATCAGAAATGATTGGAATAAAAGTATCAAATTTAAAAATCACTGAATGTTTAGGTATTCAAACCTTCAAGAACGTTCAATCATTGTTTTATAAAGGGGTTTTAACTTATCAACCTAAAGGTTGTGAGTGTTGTGGTATCAAGAATGAGCAACACACAGTTATTAAAAATGGCTTTCGCAGTACAAGAGTGTATATGGGGCTTATTCTTGAAAGACCTAGTTATCTTGTTTTAAAAAAGCAACGCTTCTATTGTAAAGCTTGTGGTCAAACTTTTACGGCTAAAACACCATATATAGAACCGCGTTGTACAATTTCTAATGACGTAAAACTAATGGTGACGAGAAAGCTCGCCACTGTCATATCTGAAAAAGATATAGCGAATAGTGTTTTAGTTTCACCTTCAACTGTTCATAGATATTTGAAGGACCTAGGGGAAGCAGTAAAAACACAACCTAGTGATATATTGCCCCAACATTTATCCTTTGATGAATTTAAGTCAACTAATGATGTCGACAGCTCTATGAGCTTTATATACTGTGATAGTATCACGCATGATATTATTGATATCTTGCCAGATCGACGTAAGTTCAAGTTGGAAGAATACTTTTTAAGATTCTCAAGAAAGCAGCGTGAAGGAGTTAAAAGTGTTTCTATTGATATGTATCCACCATACATGTCGCTAATTCAATCATTATTTCCCAATGCAGATATTATCTTAGACCGTTTTCATATTGTTCAAGCGGTTAACCGTGAAATCAATCACAGTCGCGTTAAAACAATGAATAGTTTTAAGACTAAAGAAAAACCCAAGTACAATAAATTAAAACGGTATTGGAAGCTTTTATTAAAATCTCCAATTGAATTAGACAGAGTCCATTATCACTCGTTCAGACTTTTTAATACATGGCATAGTCAGTATAGTTTAGTACAATTCTTGTTAACTTTTGATGAAGAATTCCAATTAACGTATGAAGCAGGACATCATATTCTAGAAACCCTAAGATCAAATAACATTGAACAATTAGAGGAAGCATTACAACGTTCGAAGAGTTTAAATATTTCAAATGGACTCAAACGTGTTATTAACACACTCATAAAATATATACCTTATATTTCAAATACGATTCAAAATCCTCATTTGACCAATGGTCCAATTGAAGGTATTAACAATAAAATAAAGCTTATTAAGCGTGTCTCTTATGGTTATAGAAATTTTTATAACTTTAGAAATAGGATTTTAATTATTTCAAGGTTATACGTAAGTGAATATAAAAAACGTACTAAGCAACAAAAAATTGCCACTTAG